In Candidatus Poribacteria bacterium, the genomic stretch GGATAAGGTCTTCCCTCTATCTTCAGTTTTGTGCTTTGAACCGCCTTCATCATTTCGTATCTACCACCTATAGTGTGCGAAAGCCCTGTTCGCCTCCGCCATTCTATGTGTATCCTGTTTTTTCTTTATGGCCGCCCCTTCATTCCTGTAAGCGTCCAGGATCTCAGCGGCCAGCTTCTCCTGCATGCTTCTACCGAACCGGGCTCGGGCGCTGTCTATGATCCATTTTAAGGCCAGATGTATCTGCCTTTCGGGTCTGACCTCAACCGGGACCTGATAGTTGGCCCCGCCCACACGCCTGGTTCTAACCTCTAAAACGGGCTTCACGTTTTCCACCGC encodes the following:
- the rpsG gene encoding 30S ribosomal protein S7 → MPRRKIKVKREIAPDPRYNSVLVAKFINKLMREGKKSLAQRIFYESLEIVGKRTGEDPLQIFFQAVENVKPVLEVRTRRVGGANYQVPVEVRPERQIHLALKWIIDSARARFGRSMQEKLAAEILDAYRNEGAAIKKKQDTHRMAEANRAFAHYRW